Part of the Solibacillus isronensis genome is shown below.
GCTCACGTACTTTCGCCATATAACTCCACCACGTAAAATGGTCGGTTAAGTTCGGATGGAAATGACGAAACGTATCCGTAAATCCACTTGAAAGTAATTCTGTCATCTTTCCGCGCTCTTCATATGTAAATCCAGAGTTCCCAATATTAGATTTCACATTTTTAATATCCAGTTCACTATGTGCAACATTTAAATCTCCACAATAAATGACGGGCTTTTTCGCATCAAGTTCCTTCAAATATAGTGCCATCCGGTCTTCCCATTGCAGCCGCTCTTCCAAACGAGTTAAATCTCTCTTTGCATTCGGTGTGTATGTATTCACTAAATAAAAGTTTTCATACTCCAATGTAAGGATGCGGCCTTCATCTGCTGCAATTTCATTTTCGATGCCGTAGTACACTGCTAACGGTTCATGTTTCGTAAATACAGCTGTACCGGAATAACCTTTTTTCACTGCTGAATGCCAATATTGATAATATCCTTCCAGTTGAAGGTCAATCTGTCCTACCTGGCATTTCGTTTCCTGGATACAGAAAAAGTCCGCATCCATTTCACGGAAATAATCCAAAAATCCTTTATTTACACAAGCACGAATCCCGTTCACATTCCACGAAATAAATTTCATCTTTCTTACTCCTTTTATGTAACCCATATTAATTATCCATTAAAAAAAAGAGAACCCGCGCTAAATTAGCACGAGTTGAAGTCATTTTATATCGTCCAAGATTAGTCTTCACCGACGATTTTTACTTCCATTTCCAAGTCGATATCGTACTTCTCTTTTACAACACGCTGTACCATTTGAATTGTATCGATATAGTCCTTTGCCGTAGCATTGTTTTTATTGACGATAAATCCTGCATGCTTTGTAGAAACTTCTGCTCCACCGACACCTTTACCTTGCAATTCACTATCCTGAATAAGCTTACCTGCAAAATAGCCTGGAGGACGTTTGAATACACTGCCTGCCGAAGGATATTCAAGCGGCTGCTTCGATTCACGCTGGAACGTTAAATCAGCAATCTTCTCATCGATTTGCTTTTGATCACCGTGTGCTAATTGGAACGTAGCAGACAATACAAAATAGCCTTTTTTTGCAATAATGCTTTTCCGGTAAGAAAGTTCAAGTTGCTCGTTGTTCAGCTCAAGAAGCTCTCCTTCCGGTGTGAGTACTTTACAAGATGTGACGATGTCTTTAACCTCGCCACCGTAAGCGCCGGCATTCATTGCCATTGCTCCACCGATTGAACCTGGAATACCGCATGCAAACTCAAAACCGGTTAAGCTCTGAGCTGCGACTTGTTTTGATACTTCTTTAATCAATGCACCGCTTTGTGCATAAACCGTATCACCTTCAATGCGAATTTCGTCCAATAAAGCAAAATGCAGGACGATTCCACGTACACCGCCATCACGTACGACCATATTGGAGCCGTTCCCCAGCATGAGTAGCGGTATATTATTTTCATATGCATACTTAACGACAGCTGCTGCTTGCTCTTCAGTTTTCGGCAACACTAAAATATCTGCCTTACCGCCAAGTTTTGTCATCGTATATTTTTTTAATGTTTCATTTTTTTTTATATTAGTTGAAGGGATCCATTGTAATAAATCATTTTCCCACTGTTGAATTGTCATAAAAAACATTTTCCTTTCCTGTAAAGCTGACGTACTTTTTAAGTATCTGTTTTTATAACGCTTTTTACAAGTAAAACAGCATGATTTATAACCAAGTTTTCGCCCATATTTCAATTTCTCTCACAGTTTGTTCAAGTGAACGCCCTTTATCCGTTAAATTATACTCAACACGAACCGGTACTTCTGAATACACTTTCCGTTCAACAATACCTTCTTTTTCGAGCTCTTTTAATCGCTCTGACAGTAAGCGTCCACTAATCGGCAATGCTGCTTCGATCGCATTGAAACGTTGAGGTCCTTCCAATAATTGATAAATAATTAAAGCTGTCCAGCGTTTCCCGACTAGCTCCATTGCTTTTGATAGACGCGGACATAGTGCTGACTCTTTCATTTTCTTCACCTCATATTCACTACTCTAAAACTAAATTTATTTAACTGCTACTTATTATATTACCACTTCTCATTAATTACGAAAAGTAAGTAGCTTACTGCCAAGTGAATTTTTATCTTAATACATGCTGTTGACCGACTAAAAAAAGAAGGGAGCTCACAACTTTGTGAGCAACCCTTCTCTACTATATGAATAATTAAATTAAGCTGTTACTTTTGCCAAATTTTGCGCTGCAGCTTTTACTTTTTCTAAGCCATCAGCAATAATTTGTTCAGCTCCAGCTGGATTTGAAGCATGACCTTCGATAATAACTTCATCAATTTTTTCCATACCAAATACGCCACCGATAACTGCATTAATATAGTTTACTGACATTTCTGATGCAGATGCTTGTGGTGTTGAGTAAATACCTCCACGTGCGTTTAATACGATATATTTTTTGTCAGTCATTAAGCTTACTAATTCACCTTGTTCATTGTACTTGAATGAATAGCCAGCGCCATAAGTGTAATCGATGAATGATTGTAATGCTGCTGGAATTGTTAAGTTCCATAATGGGAATGCAAATACTACTACATCTGCAGCTGTTAATACTTCACGAGATTTGTTGAAAGCAGCTAAAGAACCTGCTTCGATTGCTGATAATTCTTCGCCTGCTTGTGCTTTACCGAAAGCGTTGAATAATTCTTGACCGAAATATGGCATATTCTCTTCGAATACATCAAAAGTTGTTACGTTTAAACCTTCATTGTTCGCTATTTCAGCCATGAATGTTTCATACATTTTTGTTGATACGCCATCTGGACGGTTATTTGCTTTTACTACTAATACGTTTGTCATTTTCATTTCTCCCTACTATTTTCAATATTATTTATTTTTGAAATTTTATCTTGTTTTAAAGTATCTCAATTTCGAGGTACTTGTATATAATAAAAGAACAACCTAAAAAAATCAATTAGATTGTCCTCATACTTTAGTCTGAATTCCTATTTCGTGTTTATATAAAAATACGAATCTAGGTAAAATTCCCTGTTCAAACCCTGTTAACTCCTGTTAAATATCACAAGAATCATCGGTACACGCAGCACCGTCTACCCCTTGCATTTTCAAAGGCTTACGTAAACCCATTTCCTGAGCTGCCTTTTCAATCGTTTGTTCAAACACTTCCTGTGGCTGTGCACCTGAAATGCCGTACTTATTATCAATGACAAAGAATGGTACACCGCGTACACCAAGATTTTGAGCGACCGCAATATCTTGCTGCACCTGCTCCATATACTCATTACTTTCAATAACTTGACGAGCTTTTTCTGTCGATAATCCAACTTCTTTTGCTAATGTCAGTAATACCTCAGTTTGTCCGATCGCTTCACCTTCTAAAAAGTAAGCTTTTAAAACGCGCTCGGTAAACTCTTTTTCTTTGCCTTCTGTTTCAGCCCATTTTGCTAAACGGTGCGCTTTTACAGTATTTGCACTTTTCATTTCATCAAAATTGTACTCAAGCCCGACTTCTTTGGCACGTGCTGTAACATTTGCTGTCATTTTCTTCACTTCATCTAATGAGATCTGGTATTTTCGTGACAGTTCTTCATATACAGAGCTTGTCGTATTAACTGGTGTGGAAGGATCCAATAAATAGCTTTTATATGCTACTTCAATCGCATCACCATATCCAAGTTCATCTAATGCGATTTCTAATTGTTTCTTGCCGATATAGCAAAAAGGACATACATAGTCAGACCATACTTCAATTTTCATGCTAATCACTCTCCTTGTCTTGTATTGTAGCGAGCAACTATTCAAAAGTACAATGTTTGAAACTAGCCCCCTAGCTCAGGGAATTTTTATTATGTGACAACAGCTGAATAAATCCTGGTCAATTACCCTATGCTAAAAAATAAAAAGGTGATATTTTGAAACAATCTCTCTGGCTTCCAACACATTCAGATTTTGCTGCCCCTACTCTGCAAGAATCGATTAACTGCGATATTTGCATAATCGGAGGGGGAATTAGTGGTATTTATACTGCATACTCTCTGGCTAAAGAGGGTCTTAATGTCGTTCTAATCGAAGCAATGCCTCAGTTTGCTCAAGGAACAACCGGCTATTCTACAGGAAAATTAACAGTACAGCATAATGTCATTTACTCAAAACTTAATGAAGAAGACGGGAAAATTTACTACGAGGCAAATAAACAGGCTATCGAAAAAGCCGTTTCCGAAAGTAGCACCAGCTTTACCCGAGCTACTTCGTATGTTTATACAGCTACCCCTCAAGGAAAAGAGCAGCTTTTAAACGAGGCGGAAAGCTATAAAAAAATCGGGATTCCCTTTGTTGCAACAAAGGACATCGAACTTTCGGTTCCTGTAGAACTTGCGCTCGGCATTAAAAATGAAGGTCAGATCAATCCTGTCGAGTTCACGAATACGTATGTTCATTTAGCAAGAAAACATGGCGCACAACTTTATTTAAATACGCGAGTCACTAAATTAGAAATGTCCAAAAATTGCCTTCATACAAGCAATGACAGTACCGTTCATTATAAAAAGCTGATTTTATGTACCCATTATCCGATTGAATCAATTCGTCAGCTTTATTCGATGAAGCTCCAAATTAAGCGGTCTTACCTGACAGCAACAAAATATTCACAGCTATTAGAAGGCCAATACTTAAGCGTCGATGCTCAAAGTCGGACAATCAGAACAGCGCTTATCGATAATCAGCCCTACTTCATATATGGCGGACAATCGCATACAGCTGGCTCGACAAGTGATACAGACCCGTTTTATGAAACTTTGCAGCATGAACTAACAACTGATTTTGAGCTTCCGCCATTTGAATACGGTTGGAGTGCACAGGATGTTATGACGGCAGACCAAATTCCTTATATCGGCCAGCTATCTCCGAGTGATGACAGTTTGTATATTGCAACGGGCTTCAATAAATGGGGGCTATCTTCTTCGCTTGTTGCAGGAACATTGCTTACAGATCTTATTAAAAGAATTGCAAACCCTGCAGCCGCTTTATACTCACCGAATCGTTCGAATTTCGGGAAGACATTTTACTTTATGCTTCAGACAGGCGGGATGATCGGAAAAGAGCTTGTAAAAGGCTATATCGACAGACTGGATGCGCCTAAGTGTACACATCTTGGCTGTAAAACTAGATGGAATGTTGCAGATGATACATGGGATTGTCCATGTCATGGTTCACGCTACAACTCAAAAGGCGAAGTAATTGAAGGCCCTGCCGTCTATCCGTTAAAATTAAAAAAATCCGGTAATTCATAAATGAGTTACCGGATTTATTTTTTATTTTAAGTTTTCTGTTAAAACGGGAACGATTTGTTTTTTACGTGAGACAACGCCTGGTAAGCTGATGCGACCATTAACAACTGTTGCACCAAACGCTTTCGCTGCTTCTTCAGCAACTTGTCCAGCTGCTACTGCTGTTGAATCATTGTTTAAAATATCTGTTACGACGAAGAAGAATAAATCTAGGCCGTTATCTGCAATATTTTTGTTCAATAAGTTTTCAAGCTCTTCTTGGCGACCAAGAACATCTTCAATATCCACTGCATTTACTTGGGCAACCGTCGCTTTATATTCACCGAATTCAAAGCCTTTTGCATCCAATGACAATAAATCTTCCAATGACTTATCTGAAAGGTCCGCACCTGCTTTTAGCATAGCTAAACCATATTGTGCAGTATCAACATTTGCAATTGCTGCCAATTCTTCACCAGCTTTAACATCTTGCTCTGTGCATGTTGGCGATTTGAATAATAATGTATCCGAAATAATAGCAGAAAGCATTAAACCAGCAATATTAGCCGGAATTTCAACGTTATTTTCTTTAAATAATTTATTTAAGATTGTTGCTGTACAACCTACAGGCTCAGCACGGAAATATACTGGATCAGCTGTTACAAAGTTCGCAATACGGTGATGATCGATGACTTCTGTGATTTGGACTTCTTCGATTCCATCTGCTGATTGCTGGAACTCATTATGGTCTACTAAGATTACTTGTGCCCCTTCATCTTTTACGTTAGCAATTAGACGTGGTGCTTCAAAGTTGAATTTTTCTAGTGCATACTTTGTTTCGTTATTTAATTCTCCAAGACGAA
Proteins encoded:
- a CDS encoding exodeoxyribonuclease III; the encoded protein is MKFISWNVNGIRACVNKGFLDYFREMDADFFCIQETKCQVGQIDLQLEGYYQYWHSAVKKGYSGTAVFTKHEPLAVYYGIENEIAADEGRILTLEYENFYLVNTYTPNAKRDLTRLEERLQWEDRMALYLKELDAKKPVIYCGDLNVAHSELDIKNVKSNIGNSGFTYEERGKMTELLSSGFTDTFRHFHPNLTDHFTWWSYMAKVRERNIGWRIDYFIISDRLVEKVEEASIHSEILGSDHCPIVLKLKTV
- the murB gene encoding UDP-N-acetylmuramate dehydrogenase; translation: MTIQQWENDLLQWIPSTNIKKNETLKKYTMTKLGGKADILVLPKTEEQAAAVVKYAYENNIPLLMLGNGSNMVVRDGGVRGIVLHFALLDEIRIEGDTVYAQSGALIKEVSKQVAAQSLTGFEFACGIPGSIGGAMAMNAGAYGGEVKDIVTSCKVLTPEGELLELNNEQLELSYRKSIIAKKGYFVLSATFQLAHGDQKQIDEKIADLTFQRESKQPLEYPSAGSVFKRPPGYFAGKLIQDSELQGKGVGGAEVSTKHAGFIVNKNNATAKDYIDTIQMVQRVVKEKYDIDLEMEVKIVGED
- a CDS encoding winged helix-turn-helix transcriptional regulator, which encodes MKESALCPRLSKAMELVGKRWTALIIYQLLEGPQRFNAIEAALPISGRLLSERLKELEKEGIVERKVYSEVPVRVEYNLTDKGRSLEQTVREIEIWAKTWL
- a CDS encoding FMN-dependent NADH-azoreductase — protein: MTNVLVVKANNRPDGVSTKMYETFMAEIANNEGLNVTTFDVFEENMPYFGQELFNAFGKAQAGEELSAIEAGSLAAFNKSREVLTAADVVVFAFPLWNLTIPAALQSFIDYTYGAGYSFKYNEQGELVSLMTDKKYIVLNARGGIYSTPQASASEMSVNYINAVIGGVFGMEKIDEVIIEGHASNPAGAEQIIADGLEKVKAAAQNLAKVTA
- a CDS encoding DsbA family oxidoreductase, producing MKIEVWSDYVCPFCYIGKKQLEIALDELGYGDAIEVAYKSYLLDPSTPVNTTSSVYEELSRKYQISLDEVKKMTANVTARAKEVGLEYNFDEMKSANTVKAHRLAKWAETEGKEKEFTERVLKAYFLEGEAIGQTEVLLTLAKEVGLSTEKARQVIESNEYMEQVQQDIAVAQNLGVRGVPFFVIDNKYGISGAQPQEVFEQTIEKAAQEMGLRKPLKMQGVDGAACTDDSCDI
- a CDS encoding FAD-dependent oxidoreductase, yielding MKQSLWLPTHSDFAAPTLQESINCDICIIGGGISGIYTAYSLAKEGLNVVLIEAMPQFAQGTTGYSTGKLTVQHNVIYSKLNEEDGKIYYEANKQAIEKAVSESSTSFTRATSYVYTATPQGKEQLLNEAESYKKIGIPFVATKDIELSVPVELALGIKNEGQINPVEFTNTYVHLARKHGAQLYLNTRVTKLEMSKNCLHTSNDSTVHYKKLILCTHYPIESIRQLYSMKLQIKRSYLTATKYSQLLEGQYLSVDAQSRTIRTALIDNQPYFIYGGQSHTAGSTSDTDPFYETLQHELTTDFELPPFEYGWSAQDVMTADQIPYIGQLSPSDDSLYIATGFNKWGLSSSLVAGTLLTDLIKRIANPAAALYSPNRSNFGKTFYFMLQTGGMIGKELVKGYIDRLDAPKCTHLGCKTRWNVADDTWDCPCHGSRYNSKGEVIEGPAVYPLKLKKSGNS
- a CDS encoding manganese-dependent inorganic pyrophosphatase gives rise to the protein MSKTLVFGHKNPDTDTITSAIVYAYLKQQLGVDAEAVRLGELNNETKYALEKFNFEAPRLIANVKDEGAQVILVDHNEFQQSADGIEEVQITEVIDHHRIANFVTADPVYFRAEPVGCTATILNKLFKENNVEIPANIAGLMLSAIISDTLLFKSPTCTEQDVKAGEELAAIANVDTAQYGLAMLKAGADLSDKSLEDLLSLDAKGFEFGEYKATVAQVNAVDIEDVLGRQEELENLLNKNIADNGLDLFFFVVTDILNNDSTAVAAGQVAEEAAKAFGATVVNGRISLPGVVSRKKQIVPVLTENLK